A window from Aureibacillus halotolerans encodes these proteins:
- a CDS encoding UDP-glucose dehydrogenase family protein: MKRIAVIGTGYVGLVTGTIFAHTGNRVVCCDVDARKIDQLQAGHMPIFEPGLSDIVETSVREERLSFSTDLTAAIQEADILYIAVGTPMSAKGDADMTYINRVAMTIAEAINSPKIVVIKSTVPVGTGHRVGQLIREHRAAPHEVAMVSNPEFLREGTAVKDALAMERAVIGTSSEVAYKEIASLHETLAKTIMRTSIESAEMIKYASNAFLATKISFINDIASICEATGADVSDIARGMGLDPRIGHQFLKAGVGFGGSCFPKDTKALMRIAETNGMRFPLMNAVIETNERMRRSIVDKVNNAANGLQGKTVAVFGLAFKPDTNDMRDAPALDIIPALREHGATVKAYDPIAIPEAREVLGSRASYHTSLYEAAKGADVILVLTEWKDILQADYHRLYALMNHPAVLVDGRNCLPDMAYSAGFDIRQVGRNYEPHTLAKAASSG, from the coding sequence ATGAAACGAATTGCCGTCATAGGTACAGGCTATGTTGGATTAGTCACAGGAACGATTTTTGCACACACGGGGAATCGCGTTGTTTGCTGTGATGTGGATGCACGAAAAATTGACCAGCTACAGGCAGGTCATATGCCGATCTTTGAACCGGGCCTTTCTGACATCGTGGAAACGAGTGTCCGTGAGGAGCGTCTTTCCTTTTCGACCGATTTGACAGCAGCTATTCAAGAGGCCGACATTTTATACATCGCTGTAGGCACGCCAATGTCTGCGAAAGGCGACGCTGATATGACGTACATCAATCGGGTGGCGATGACAATCGCCGAGGCCATTAACAGCCCAAAAATCGTTGTCATTAAAAGCACGGTTCCCGTTGGTACAGGCCATCGTGTCGGTCAGCTAATCCGGGAACACCGCGCAGCACCTCACGAGGTGGCCATGGTGTCGAATCCAGAATTTTTACGGGAGGGCACAGCCGTCAAGGACGCACTAGCGATGGAGCGTGCCGTCATTGGCACGAGCAGTGAGGTCGCGTACAAGGAAATTGCTTCCTTACATGAAACGCTTGCGAAAACGATTATGCGCACATCGATTGAAAGCGCCGAGATGATCAAATACGCCTCCAATGCATTTTTAGCAACAAAAATATCCTTCATTAATGACATCGCGTCAATTTGTGAAGCGACAGGGGCAGATGTTTCTGATATCGCTCGTGGTATGGGGCTTGACCCACGCATCGGTCACCAATTTCTAAAGGCCGGTGTTGGCTTTGGCGGCTCCTGCTTTCCAAAAGATACGAAGGCCCTGATGCGAATTGCCGAAACGAACGGCATGCGTTTCCCATTGATGAATGCTGTGATTGAAACAAATGAACGCATGCGCCGGTCCATTGTTGATAAGGTCAACAACGCAGCCAACGGATTGCAAGGAAAAACGGTTGCTGTATTTGGACTTGCCTTCAAGCCAGACACGAACGATATGCGCGACGCCCCTGCGTTGGACATTATTCCTGCGTTGCGAGAGCATGGCGCCACCGTCAAAGCGTACGACCCAATTGCCATTCCAGAAGCACGAGAAGTGCTCGGCTCACGAGCGAGTTATCATACATCACTCTATGAAGCTGCCAAAGGTGCCGATGTCATTCTCGTGCTTACTGAGTGGAAGGACATTCTGCAAGCCGACTATCACCGCTTGTATGCATTAATGAATCATCCGGCTGTGCTTGTTGATGGGCGCAATTGCTTGCCTGACATGGCCTATTCAGCTGGCTTTGATATCCGTCAAGTCGGGCGAAATTACGAGCCGCACACATTGGCAAAAGCGGCTTCCTCGGGGTGA
- the galU gene encoding UTP--glucose-1-phosphate uridylyltransferase GalU, protein MRIKKAIIPAAGMGTRFLPATKAQPKEMLPIVDQPTIQYIVEEAVAAGIEDILIVTGRGKRAIEDHFDKSYELEDALQQRNKTKQLQSVQAIADMANIHYIRQKEPKGLGHAIYCARRFIGSDPFAVLLGDDIVQADTPCMKQLIDIYNTHQASVVGVQEVPLFDVEKYGIVEPAEDMLAPNLVRAKHLVEKPSVHEAPSQYAVMGRYVLEASIFDILETLPPGAGGEIQLTDALNVLSQQQTVLAYNFAGKRYDVGDKAGFIKATIDFALQRDELKDDIRDYLQQVLKQSLVKG, encoded by the coding sequence ATGCGCATAAAAAAAGCCATTATTCCCGCAGCTGGTATGGGCACACGCTTTTTGCCAGCCACGAAAGCACAGCCAAAGGAAATGCTGCCGATCGTTGATCAACCAACGATTCAATACATCGTTGAGGAGGCCGTGGCCGCGGGCATTGAAGACATTCTCATCGTCACCGGTCGAGGCAAGCGAGCGATTGAAGATCATTTTGACAAATCGTATGAGCTCGAGGACGCCCTCCAGCAACGCAACAAAACGAAGCAGCTCCAATCCGTTCAAGCCATTGCCGACATGGCGAACATTCATTATATCCGTCAAAAGGAGCCGAAGGGCCTCGGACACGCCATTTATTGTGCCCGTCGCTTTATCGGCTCTGATCCGTTTGCCGTGCTCCTTGGCGATGACATCGTACAGGCTGATACCCCGTGCATGAAGCAATTGATTGATATTTACAACACCCATCAGGCCAGTGTCGTTGGTGTGCAAGAGGTGCCACTGTTTGATGTTGAAAAATATGGCATCGTTGAACCGGCCGAGGACATGCTTGCACCAAACCTCGTTCGTGCCAAGCATCTCGTTGAAAAGCCATCTGTACACGAGGCGCCTTCCCAATATGCGGTTATGGGACGTTATGTGCTTGAAGCAAGCATTTTTGACATTCTCGAAACGCTGCCACCAGGAGCGGGAGGCGAGATTCAGCTCACTGATGCCTTAAATGTCCTCAGTCAGCAGCAGACCGTTCTCGCCTACAATTTTGCCGGCAAACGCTATGACGTTGGCGACAAAGCAGGCTTTATCAAAGCGACCATTGATTTTGCTCTTCAGCGTGATGAGTTAAAGGATGATATTCGCGACTACCTCCAGCAAGTGCTCAAGCAATCTCTAGTGAAAGGATAG
- a CDS encoding sugar transferase: MKRLFDFFVSLSLIVVLSPVLLVTAVLIAVFLGRPVLFMQRRPGLHGKPFYVYKFRSMTEARDEQGVLLSDEKRLTPFGQFIRKASLDELPQLFNVVKGELSLVGPRPLLEEYLPLYTEEQARRHDVRPGITGLAQVNGRNTISWEDKFALDVSYVDSQSFRLDLKILWLTFVKVLKKEGVNKDGHATTERFTGSDRSHRERAARESH, from the coding sequence GTGAAGAGACTGTTTGATTTCTTCGTCTCGCTTTCTCTCATCGTTGTGCTTTCTCCCGTCTTGCTCGTCACCGCCGTGTTGATCGCTGTGTTTCTCGGTCGGCCTGTTCTGTTTATGCAACGTCGGCCAGGCCTTCACGGCAAGCCGTTTTATGTGTACAAGTTTCGTAGTATGACAGAGGCACGCGACGAACAGGGGGTTCTCCTGTCGGATGAAAAACGGCTGACCCCTTTTGGCCAATTCATTCGCAAAGCGAGCCTTGATGAACTCCCCCAGTTGTTCAATGTCGTCAAAGGGGAGCTGTCGCTTGTTGGTCCGCGTCCGCTGTTGGAGGAGTACTTGCCCCTTTATACAGAGGAGCAGGCCCGTCGGCATGACGTACGCCCTGGCATCACAGGCTTGGCGCAGGTAAACGGGCGCAACACGATCTCCTGGGAGGACAAATTTGCGCTTGATGTCTCGTATGTAGATTCTCAATCGTTTCGTTTGGACCTGAAAATTCTCTGGCTGACGTTTGTGAAAGTGCTAAAAAAAGAAGGAGTGAACAAGGATGGACATGCGACCACCGAACGCTTCACCGGCAGCGATCGTTCTCATCGGGAACGGGCAGCACGCGAAAGTCATTAA
- a CDS encoding glycosyltransferase family 4 protein encodes MNILYIHQYFTTRDGATGTRSYEFAKHLVAQGHSVTVITGDAHLKAYMPASDERVARFTMDGIEVVAIRNAYSNYMSTTARIKSFLSFMAKASRLSLQDKNIDVVLATSTPLTVAIPALLRRMWRKTPFVFEVRDLWPEAPIQMGIIRSPIVKKVLKTVEQHTYRKAEHVIALSPGMAKGVTDEGIATEKVTMIPNCSDLSLFDPSKAAAPELQAKYGLEGKFVVVHGGSMGIANGLQCVVEAAAALKRRQDDSVAFLLTGDGKTKPELEEACRREGLDNIHFTGSVPRKDMPDILALADLTLTSFQKVPILATNSPNKFFDAMAAGKPILVNSNGWTRQIVEGCKIGEYVDPDEPEAFADTLQRLKQDPEWLEEMGKRARAVAENDYDRQKLALHVERVLTNAVRPASAHRLKEAQARKF; translated from the coding sequence ATGAACATCCTGTACATTCATCAGTATTTCACGACGAGAGATGGGGCAACAGGCACACGCTCCTATGAGTTTGCCAAGCACCTCGTCGCCCAAGGGCACTCGGTGACAGTCATTACAGGGGATGCACATCTGAAGGCGTATATGCCGGCCTCCGATGAACGCGTTGCTCGCTTTACGATGGATGGCATTGAGGTGGTTGCGATCCGCAATGCCTATTCCAATTACATGAGTACAACAGCGCGTATCAAAAGCTTTCTCTCCTTTATGGCAAAAGCATCAAGACTAAGTCTTCAAGACAAAAACATCGATGTCGTATTGGCAACGTCCACGCCGCTAACGGTCGCGATTCCCGCACTGCTTCGCCGCATGTGGCGCAAGACGCCGTTCGTGTTTGAAGTCCGAGATCTGTGGCCAGAAGCGCCGATCCAAATGGGCATTATCCGCTCCCCCATCGTTAAAAAAGTGTTGAAAACGGTGGAACAGCATACCTATCGCAAGGCAGAGCATGTCATCGCGTTGTCGCCAGGCATGGCCAAAGGGGTAACGGATGAAGGCATTGCAACAGAAAAAGTGACGATGATTCCAAATTGCTCAGATCTATCGCTCTTTGATCCAAGCAAAGCAGCAGCGCCAGAGCTACAAGCCAAATACGGACTTGAAGGCAAGTTTGTCGTCGTACATGGCGGCTCCATGGGCATTGCCAATGGCCTTCAGTGTGTCGTCGAGGCGGCAGCGGCCCTGAAACGACGTCAGGATGACTCCGTCGCCTTTCTGCTTACAGGTGATGGGAAAACGAAACCAGAGCTCGAGGAAGCCTGCCGACGTGAAGGACTCGACAATATCCACTTTACCGGCAGTGTCCCTCGCAAGGACATGCCAGATATTCTTGCGCTTGCGGATCTCACACTCACATCGTTTCAAAAGGTGCCGATTTTAGCGACAAATTCGCCAAACAAGTTTTTCGATGCGATGGCTGCCGGAAAGCCTATCCTTGTCAATTCAAATGGTTGGACCCGGCAAATCGTTGAAGGCTGTAAGATTGGCGAATACGTTGATCCTGACGAACCAGAAGCGTTTGCTGATACGCTGCAGCGCTTGAAGCAGGACCCTGAGTGGCTTGAGGAAATGGGCAAACGCGCACGCGCTGTTGCTGAAAATGATTATGATCGTCAAAAGCTTGCGCTGCATGTGGAGCGCGTCTTAACGAATGCCGTTCGCCCAGCGTCAGCCCATCGCTTAAAAGAAGCACAGGCCCGGAAGTTTTAA